One Candidatus Binatia bacterium DNA window includes the following coding sequences:
- the gorA gene encoding glutathione-disulfide reductase: MTEARYDLVVLGAGSGGLATSKRAASYGARVAIIEQGRVGGTCVIRGCVPKKFMVYAADFAHAFEDSRGYGWSSGDARLDWAALVAARDANVRGLEETHERLLRQAGVDLLRGHARISGPNEVTIDGVTVTAGRILVATGSRPSLPSIDGIEHVITSDGFFELDHQPRDVALIGGGYIACELGGVFQAVGTKVHLVYRGELPLRGFDGDLRRELDSAMRSSGMFVHARTHVRRIAKTPSGTFVLDLVGPDGDCTLSVERCMLYATGRRANTEELGLEQVGVALDELGNIVCGEDASTAAATIFAIGDVTGRSPLTPVAIHAGRLWADRIYGGRSVPMTYENIPSAVFSDPPIGTVGLSEEEARVRYGDEAIQVFKAKFRPMLHNLTGRDAKTTVKLVVRRDDERVLGCHLIGRDAPEIIQGFAVAVKMGATKRDFDATVGIHPTTAEELVTLR; this comes from the coding sequence GTGACAGAAGCCCGCTACGACCTGGTCGTGCTCGGCGCCGGCAGCGGCGGCCTGGCCACCTCCAAGCGCGCCGCGTCCTACGGCGCGCGCGTTGCCATCATCGAACAGGGCCGCGTCGGCGGAACCTGCGTGATCCGCGGCTGCGTGCCGAAGAAGTTCATGGTCTACGCGGCCGACTTCGCGCACGCGTTCGAAGATTCGCGGGGATACGGCTGGAGCAGCGGCGATGCCCGTCTCGACTGGGCTGCGCTGGTCGCCGCCCGCGATGCCAACGTGCGCGGACTCGAGGAAACCCACGAGCGGCTGCTGCGGCAGGCCGGCGTCGACCTGCTGCGCGGCCATGCGCGCATCAGCGGCCCGAATGAAGTGACGATCGACGGGGTTACCGTCACTGCCGGGCGTATCCTCGTTGCGACCGGATCGCGCCCGAGCCTGCCGTCGATCGACGGCATCGAGCACGTGATCACGAGTGACGGTTTCTTCGAGCTGGACCACCAGCCCCGCGACGTCGCGCTGATCGGCGGGGGCTACATTGCCTGTGAGCTCGGCGGCGTGTTCCAGGCCGTCGGCACCAAGGTGCACCTCGTGTATCGCGGCGAGCTCCCGCTGCGCGGGTTCGACGGCGACCTGCGCCGCGAGCTCGACTCTGCGATGCGAAGCTCGGGCATGTTCGTGCACGCTCGTACCCACGTCCGGCGCATCGCCAAAACGCCGTCGGGCACTTTCGTGCTCGACCTCGTCGGGCCGGACGGAGACTGCACGCTGAGCGTCGAGCGCTGCATGCTCTACGCGACCGGACGCCGTGCGAACACCGAGGAGCTCGGCCTGGAACAGGTGGGCGTCGCGCTGGACGAGCTCGGCAACATCGTCTGCGGCGAGGACGCTTCGACGGCCGCGGCGACGATCTTCGCGATCGGCGATGTCACCGGCCGAAGCCCGCTGACACCGGTCGCCATTCATGCCGGAAGGCTCTGGGCCGACCGCATTTACGGCGGCCGCAGCGTCCCGATGACCTACGAGAACATTCCGTCGGCCGTTTTCTCGGATCCGCCGATCGGCACGGTCGGGCTCTCGGAGGAAGAAGCGCGAGTGCGCTACGGCGACGAGGCGATCCAGGTCTTCAAGGCGAAGTTCCGGCCGATGCTTCACAACCTGACGGGGCGCGATGCGAAGACGACCGTCAAGCTCGTCGTTCGCCGCGACGACGAGCGGGTGCTCGGCTGCCACCTGATCGGCCGCGACGCTCCCGAGATCATCCAGGGTTTCGCGGTGGCGGTGAAGATGGGCGCAACCAAGCGCGACTTCGATGCCACGGTCGGCATCCACCCGACGACGGCCGAGGAGCTGGTGACGTTGCGCTAG
- the apaG gene encoding Co2+/Mg2+ efflux protein ApaG produces the protein MTKETTQGISVEVESYFVPEQSDAVLDRYVFAYRIRISNESEVTVQLTRRHWYIAEGDGTVREVEGEGVVGEQPVMAPGETHEYMSGAILQGPVGSMHGTYEMRREDGTGFFAVIPKFTLQMPRTLH, from the coding sequence GTGACGAAGGAGACGACCCAGGGCATTTCGGTCGAAGTCGAGTCCTATTTCGTGCCGGAGCAGTCCGACGCCGTGCTCGACCGTTACGTTTTTGCCTACCGGATCCGGATCTCGAACGAATCCGAGGTCACCGTGCAGCTCACGCGCCGTCACTGGTACATCGCCGAGGGCGACGGAACGGTGCGCGAGGTCGAGGGTGAGGGCGTCGTCGGCGAGCAGCCCGTCATGGCGCCCGGGGAGACCCACGAGTACATGAGCGGCGCGATCCTGCAGGGGCCGGTCGGCAGCATGCACGGCACCTACGAGATGCGCCGCGAGGACGGTACTGGCTTCTTTGCCGTCATCCCGAAGTTCACGCTGCAGATGCCCCGCACGCTGCACTGA
- a CDS encoding ABC-F family ATP-binding cassette domain-containing protein yields the protein MSLVVMEDCELAFGGRSIFSGLNLRIGEEDRIGLVGRNGSGKSSLLRVLVGQQEMDRGAVRRAGAIRIGYLPQELEVAGGRSLVDSVLSSVPGRAALESTLELVEHELAEATTEAEQMELAEKLATLHDDVAHFDSNYSPHEAHRILDGLGFRSGDATRDLGEFSGGWKMRAVMASLLFQKPDLLLMDEPTNHLDVTTVGWLADFLRRYRNAMILICHDRDFLNEQVTRIVSYEPEGVRQYSGNYEDYKRQRAEEAEILERRAVNQQRLRDQTERFIARFRAQANKAAAVQSRVKMLGKLEDVNLLGSERTLRFRFPPCQRAGVDTVILGDLGHRYGEIDVFEHAEGIVRRGDKVAIIGPNGAGKTTLLRILAGEIAPAAGGFRLGHNVKVGYYAQHVTERLDLRNSVFDEVWQNSAYDDLTQVRNVLGTFLFSDDDVDKKIAVLSGGEKARVALARLMVDPGNLLLMDEPTNHLDLESSEALAEALATYDGTLIFVSHNRSFVRHLATRVWYVHEHVVEEFPGTMDEFLYHLAQQRSGAEKTARAEAKAEKAEAKAGKAAANAGKAAATAVKTGAKGDRQAANADTQLRKLEAPSAMPPAAAPVDPRGAKDEKARERAKDREAQRTLRDLEKRVQEYEARIAEIETLQAGRSNELSQPEIYADQQRYGSLLSAYTEDQKKLEELMLRWEQAQASLAEIRG from the coding sequence ATGTCGCTCGTCGTGATGGAAGACTGTGAGCTTGCCTTCGGCGGGCGCTCGATCTTTTCCGGCCTCAACCTGAGGATCGGCGAAGAGGACCGCATCGGCCTCGTCGGGCGCAACGGCTCGGGTAAATCGTCGCTGCTTCGCGTGCTCGTCGGCCAGCAGGAAATGGACCGCGGCGCCGTGCGCCGCGCCGGTGCGATCCGCATCGGCTACCTGCCGCAGGAGCTGGAGGTGGCCGGCGGCCGCAGCCTCGTCGATTCCGTGCTCTCCAGCGTTCCCGGCCGCGCCGCCCTCGAGTCGACGCTGGAGTTGGTCGAGCACGAGCTGGCCGAAGCGACGACGGAGGCCGAGCAGATGGAGCTGGCCGAGAAGCTGGCCACCCTGCACGACGACGTCGCGCACTTCGACTCGAACTACTCGCCGCACGAGGCGCACCGCATCCTGGACGGCCTCGGCTTTCGCAGCGGCGACGCAACCCGCGATCTCGGCGAATTCAGCGGAGGCTGGAAGATGCGCGCCGTGATGGCGTCGCTCTTGTTCCAGAAGCCCGACCTTCTGCTGATGGACGAGCCGACCAACCACCTCGATGTGACGACGGTGGGCTGGCTCGCCGATTTCCTGCGTCGCTACCGAAACGCGATGATCCTGATCTGCCACGACCGGGACTTCCTGAACGAGCAGGTCACGCGAATCGTCTCCTACGAGCCCGAAGGCGTGCGCCAGTACTCGGGCAACTACGAGGACTACAAGCGGCAAAGGGCGGAGGAGGCCGAGATCCTCGAGCGCCGCGCGGTCAACCAGCAGAGGCTGCGCGACCAGACGGAGCGCTTCATCGCGCGATTTCGCGCGCAGGCGAACAAGGCGGCCGCGGTGCAGAGCCGCGTCAAGATGCTCGGGAAACTCGAGGACGTGAACCTGCTCGGCAGCGAGCGTACGCTGCGTTTCCGTTTTCCGCCGTGCCAGCGAGCCGGCGTCGATACCGTGATCCTGGGCGACCTCGGGCACCGCTACGGCGAGATCGACGTGTTCGAGCATGCAGAAGGCATCGTGCGCCGCGGCGACAAGGTCGCGATCATCGGGCCCAACGGCGCCGGCAAGACGACGCTGCTGCGCATCCTGGCTGGCGAGATCGCGCCGGCCGCGGGCGGTTTCCGCCTCGGCCACAACGTCAAGGTCGGCTACTACGCCCAGCACGTGACGGAACGGCTCGACCTGCGAAACTCGGTCTTCGACGAAGTGTGGCAGAACAGCGCCTACGACGACCTCACGCAGGTGCGCAACGTGCTCGGGACCTTCCTGTTCTCCGACGACGACGTCGACAAGAAGATCGCGGTGCTGTCCGGCGGCGAGAAGGCGCGAGTCGCGCTGGCACGCCTGATGGTCGATCCCGGCAACCTGCTGCTGATGGACGAGCCCACCAACCACCTGGATCTCGAATCTTCCGAAGCGCTGGCCGAGGCGCTGGCGACCTACGACGGGACGCTGATCTTCGTCAGCCACAACCGCAGCTTCGTACGTCATCTCGCGACCCGCGTCTGGTACGTCCACGAGCACGTGGTCGAGGAATTCCCCGGCACGATGGACGAGTTCCTCTACCACCTGGCCCAGCAGAGATCGGGCGCCGAGAAGACGGCGCGGGCGGAGGCCAAAGCGGAGAAGGCAGAAGCGAAAGCCGGCAAGGCGGCGGCGAACGCGGGTAAAGCGGCAGCGACAGCGGTCAAGACGGGAGCGAAGGGCGACAGGCAAGCGGCGAATGCCGATACCCAGCTGCGGAAACTCGAGGCGCCTTCCGCGATGCCGCCAGCAGCTGCGCCTGTCGATCCGCGCGGCGCGAAGGACGAGAAGGCGCGCGAGCGTGCGAAGGACCGCGAGGCGCAGCGAACACTTCGCGATCTCGAAAAACGCGTGCAGGAGTACGAGGCGCGCATCGCCGAAATCGAGACGCTGCAGGCGGGTCGCAGCAACGAGCTGTCGCAGCCGGAGATCTACGCGGACCAGCAGCGCTACGGATCGCTGCTGTCGGCCTACACCGAGGACCAGAAGAAGCTCGAAGAGCTGATGCTGCGGTGGGAGCAAGCGCAGGCCTCGCTCGCCGAAATCCGCGGCTGA
- a CDS encoding molybdopterin-dependent oxidoreductase, with translation MPTHHRTCNLCEAHCGLLIETEGRRILSIRGDEDDPLSRGYMCPKGNALRDAWEDADRIRRPMIRDGEAWCETSWDEAIAHAARGIHGVQKRSGNDSFGTYVGNPSAHNLPAMLAMPPLLRLLGTRNRFSASTVDQYPQMLAAYLVFGAQLSIPIPDLDRTRYLLILGANPLVSNGSLMTAPGMKKRLREIRERGGRIVVVDPRRSETAEAATEHVFLRPGTDALFLLALLSVIFREGRARLGAAEGRVLGLPEIEAIAKKFPPERVAAATGIDAETLVRLAREFSSAEGAACYTRIGICVQEYGTLASWLGDIINIVTANLDRPGGMMFPSPAAVYSSKGTYRRWRSRVRGLPEFGGELPAACMSEEMETPGDGQIHGLLTIAGNPALSTPNGARLERALAGLEFMVSIDPALNETTRFADVILPPRHALENDHYSLVFHKLAVRDTTKYCGPVFEPAAESLSEIEICGRLCAELTRLRSEDSVAAGGKPIENTTDALYSTPPEQFIAMLLASGPYGLTLEDIKASPAGIDLGPMKEGGIERAVRHDDGRIHLAHPEIDVEIARLDAALSGGGFDAGTASNGFLMIGRRQLRSNNSWMHNCPTLIKGPERCTLLMSPVDAERLGLKHGRLVAVESRVGRVSLPLAVTDEMMPGVVSMPHGFGHDRKGIRARNAAAHPGASMNDLTDESIVEGLVGNGVLTGVPVRVSACEPAVA, from the coding sequence ATGCCGACCCACCACCGGACCTGCAACCTTTGCGAAGCGCATTGCGGCCTGCTGATCGAAACCGAGGGACGACGCATCCTGTCGATCCGCGGCGACGAGGACGATCCGCTGTCGCGCGGCTACATGTGCCCCAAGGGCAACGCGCTGCGTGATGCGTGGGAGGACGCCGACCGCATCCGGCGCCCGATGATCCGCGACGGCGAGGCCTGGTGCGAGACTTCGTGGGACGAGGCGATCGCGCACGCCGCACGCGGCATCCACGGTGTGCAGAAGCGAAGCGGCAACGACTCGTTCGGGACCTACGTCGGCAATCCGAGCGCGCACAATCTTCCGGCGATGCTGGCGATGCCGCCGCTGCTTCGCCTGCTCGGCACCAGGAACCGCTTCAGCGCATCGACGGTCGACCAGTACCCGCAGATGCTCGCCGCCTACCTCGTCTTCGGCGCCCAGCTCTCGATCCCGATCCCCGATCTCGATCGCACCCGCTACCTGCTGATCCTCGGTGCCAATCCGCTCGTCTCCAACGGCAGCCTGATGACGGCGCCCGGAATGAAAAAGCGCCTTCGCGAAATCCGCGAGCGCGGCGGGCGCATCGTCGTCGTCGATCCTCGACGCAGCGAGACGGCCGAGGCCGCCACCGAGCATGTCTTCCTGCGGCCCGGCACGGACGCGCTGTTCCTGCTCGCGCTGCTGTCGGTGATCTTCCGCGAGGGGCGCGCTCGCCTCGGTGCCGCCGAAGGCCGGGTGCTCGGCCTTCCGGAGATCGAAGCGATTGCCAAGAAGTTCCCTCCCGAGCGCGTCGCTGCGGCGACGGGCATCGACGCCGAGACGCTCGTGCGCCTGGCGCGCGAATTCTCGTCGGCCGAAGGCGCCGCGTGCTACACGCGCATCGGAATCTGCGTCCAGGAGTACGGCACGCTGGCGAGCTGGCTCGGCGACATCATCAACATCGTCACCGCAAACCTCGACCGCCCCGGCGGCATGATGTTCCCGAGCCCGGCTGCCGTCTATTCGTCGAAGGGCACGTACCGGCGCTGGCGCTCGCGCGTGCGCGGTCTTCCCGAATTCGGTGGCGAGCTGCCTGCAGCCTGCATGTCCGAAGAGATGGAAACGCCTGGCGACGGCCAGATCCACGGCCTGCTGACGATTGCCGGAAATCCTGCGCTGTCGACTCCGAACGGTGCGCGCCTGGAGCGCGCGCTCGCCGGCCTCGAGTTCATGGTCAGCATCGATCCGGCGCTCAACGAGACGACGCGCTTTGCCGACGTCATCCTGCCGCCTCGCCACGCGCTCGAGAACGACCACTACAGCCTGGTCTTCCACAAGCTCGCCGTGCGCGACACGACCAAGTACTGCGGGCCGGTGTTCGAGCCCGCCGCCGAAAGCCTGAGCGAGATCGAGATCTGCGGCCGCCTTTGCGCGGAGCTGACGCGGCTGCGCAGCGAAGACTCGGTCGCCGCCGGTGGAAAGCCGATCGAGAACACTACCGACGCGCTGTATTCGACTCCGCCCGAGCAGTTCATCGCGATGCTGCTCGCAAGCGGTCCCTACGGATTGACGCTCGAGGACATCAAGGCCAGTCCGGCGGGAATCGACCTCGGCCCGATGAAGGAAGGCGGCATCGAGCGCGCGGTGCGCCACGACGACGGTCGCATCCACCTTGCGCACCCGGAGATCGACGTCGAGATCGCGCGGCTGGATGCGGCGCTTTCAGGCGGCGGGTTCGATGCGGGAACGGCCAGCAACGGCTTCCTGATGATCGGGCGTCGCCAGCTCCGCTCCAACAACTCGTGGATGCACAACTGCCCGACGCTGATCAAGGGACCCGAGCGGTGCACGCTGCTGATGAGCCCCGTCGATGCCGAGCGTCTTGGTTTGAAGCACGGGCGCCTGGTGGCGGTCGAAAGCCGCGTCGGACGCGTGTCGCTGCCACTGGCGGTGACCGACGAGATGATGCCGGGCGTCGTCAGCATGCCGCACGGATTCGGTCACGATCGCAAGGGAATCCGGGCGCGCAACGCCGCCGCCCACCCCGGCGCATCGATGAACGATCTCACCGATGAGAGCATCGTCGAAGGCCTCGTCGGCAACGGCGTGCTGACCGGAGTGCCGGTGCGCGTCAGCGCCTGCGAGCCTGCCGTCGCGTAG
- a CDS encoding PD-(D/E)XK nuclease family protein, whose amino-acid sequence MAAAETFSFSRVTTFEQCPRRYRYRYLDGVREAFQSIEAFMGQRVHEAIEWLFREKGDGRLRAADEAVREYTAAFDREFAAARGSLKVIRQGTAVEEYRRSGAAMLADFHKDRFRSDSLETVGIEKHFVLEIEPGTRFQGYIDRLARDARGTTHIIDYKTGGRPPSSFTGKDADQLEAYAIAMFEQTTADELVLTLEYLRNGSTQSRRIRREDTAETRRRLVARIRMAGEASVFPTSPGALCDWCGYNDLCESYRPRVR is encoded by the coding sequence ATGGCAGCGGCCGAGACGTTCAGCTTTTCGCGCGTCACGACGTTCGAGCAGTGCCCGCGCAGGTACCGGTACCGCTATCTCGACGGAGTACGCGAGGCTTTCCAGTCGATCGAAGCGTTCATGGGCCAGCGGGTCCACGAGGCGATCGAGTGGCTGTTCCGCGAAAAGGGCGACGGCAGGTTGCGCGCGGCCGACGAGGCCGTGCGCGAGTACACTGCCGCATTCGACCGCGAATTCGCGGCGGCGCGCGGCAGCCTGAAGGTCATACGCCAGGGCACCGCTGTCGAGGAATACCGCCGGTCCGGGGCAGCGATGCTCGCGGATTTCCACAAGGACCGCTTCCGCAGCGACAGCCTGGAAACCGTCGGCATCGAGAAGCACTTCGTGCTCGAGATCGAGCCCGGTACCCGCTTCCAGGGCTACATCGATCGTCTGGCGCGCGACGCGCGCGGCACGACCCACATCATCGACTACAAGACCGGCGGGCGGCCGCCGTCGAGCTTCACCGGCAAGGACGCCGACCAGCTCGAGGCGTACGCGATCGCGATGTTCGAGCAGACAACGGCCGATGAGCTCGTGCTGACGCTCGAGTACCTTCGCAACGGCAGCACCCAGAGCCGGCGCATCCGGCGCGAGGACACGGCCGAGACGCGCCGCCGCCTCGTCGCGCGCATCCGCATGGCAGGGGAGGCGAGCGTGTTCCCCACCAGCCCCGGAGCCTTGTGCGACTGGTGCGGCTACAACGATCTCTGCGAGTCGTACCGGCCACGCGTGCGGTAG
- a CDS encoding SDR family oxidoreductase, with amino-acid sequence MQLGLQGRRVLVTGSWRGTGAATARAFAAEGADVFVHGFDEGQGRAVTGEIVAAGRLARDVDGDITTAAGAARVADSVLASGPLDVLVNNYGIASGGSWDHCDVDHWQQMYERNVLCGVRMARAFVPAMRERRWGRVIFVGTVGSVRPRAVMPGYYAAKAALPAVVLSLAKELAGTGITVNCVSPGVLRTAEVEAHFRARAARKGWGEDWNEIERRAVAESVGAGSAASRLGLPEDVASAVVFLASDAASYINAVDLRVDGGAADCVR; translated from the coding sequence ATGCAACTCGGGCTACAGGGCAGGCGCGTGCTCGTGACCGGGAGCTGGCGAGGGACCGGAGCCGCTACCGCGCGTGCGTTCGCCGCCGAAGGCGCCGACGTGTTCGTGCACGGGTTCGACGAAGGCCAGGGGCGCGCCGTCACGGGCGAGATCGTCGCGGCCGGCCGGTTGGCGCGCGACGTGGACGGGGACATCACTACGGCAGCGGGAGCGGCGCGGGTGGCCGACAGCGTGCTCGCGTCGGGGCCTCTCGACGTGCTCGTCAACAACTACGGAATCGCCAGTGGCGGAAGCTGGGATCATTGCGACGTCGACCACTGGCAGCAGATGTACGAGCGCAACGTGCTCTGCGGCGTGCGCATGGCGCGCGCGTTCGTGCCCGCCATGCGGGAGCGCCGCTGGGGCCGCGTGATCTTCGTCGGAACGGTGGGCTCGGTGCGGCCGCGCGCGGTGATGCCCGGCTACTATGCGGCCAAGGCCGCGCTGCCGGCTGTCGTGCTGAGCCTTGCCAAGGAGCTCGCCGGCACGGGGATTACCGTGAACTGCGTGAGCCCCGGCGTGCTGAGGACCGCGGAGGTCGAAGCGCATTTTCGCGCGCGCGCCGCACGCAAGGGCTGGGGCGAGGACTGGAACGAAATCGAACGGCGAGCGGTGGCCGAATCGGTGGGCGCCGGGTCGGCGGCTTCGCGACTCGGGCTGCCGGAGGACGTGGCCTCGGCGGTCGTGTTCCTCGCCAGCGACGCAGCCTCCTACATCAACGCAGTCGACCTTCGTGTCGACGGCGGCGCCGCCGACTGCGTGCGTTGA
- a CDS encoding nuclear transport factor 2 family protein encodes MTDPIVEAAIASYFQTITSRDKGAWIALFATSAVVHEPAGTIPGEGREGLEQVWQVFTGPFSRFEIRSDEVFYAASGAATRWTATAAIAGGRSTRFHGITVFELDSDGRIQTVMSYWDPAAVLIHLAGGDDEA; translated from the coding sequence TTGACCGACCCCATCGTCGAGGCCGCCATCGCCTCGTACTTCCAGACCATCACTTCTCGCGACAAGGGCGCATGGATCGCACTGTTCGCGACCAGCGCCGTCGTTCACGAGCCGGCCGGAACGATTCCAGGCGAAGGACGAGAAGGTCTCGAGCAGGTCTGGCAAGTGTTCACCGGTCCGTTCTCGCGCTTCGAGATTCGCAGCGACGAAGTGTTCTACGCGGCAAGCGGAGCCGCGACGCGCTGGACGGCGACGGCGGCCATCGCCGGCGGCCGCAGCACCCGCTTCCACGGAATCACGGTGTTCGAGCTCGACTCCGACGGGCGCATCCAGACGGTGATGTCTTACTGGGATCCCGCGGCCGTGCTGATCCATCTGGCCGGCGGCGACGACGAGGCCTGA
- a CDS encoding DUF5996 family protein, with product MKAVDKDWPELPYAAWKDTYATLHLWTQIVGKVRLAHNPWLNHSWQVTLYVTPHGLTTAAIPRGERAFELAFDFMDHLLLIHTSDRPTRRIRLEPKSVADFYGELMATLRELDLAVELNTMPCEIAQPTPFELDRAHASYDSEYAQRFGRVIWQSHRVLERFRSGFIGKASPVHFFWGSFDLAVTRFSGRRAPLHPGGVPHLPRRVAQEAYSHEVSSAGFWPGNADIDASFYAYAYPEPEGFRSARVAPKAARFEPTLGEFVLPYASVREARDPDAALLEFLQATYAAAADRARWDRAALECDIGQPGIPRTL from the coding sequence ATGAAGGCCGTGGACAAAGACTGGCCGGAGCTCCCGTACGCTGCGTGGAAAGACACGTACGCGACCCTGCACCTGTGGACGCAGATCGTCGGCAAGGTCCGCCTCGCGCACAACCCGTGGCTGAACCACTCGTGGCAGGTCACGCTCTATGTCACGCCGCACGGCTTGACGACGGCAGCGATCCCGCGCGGCGAGCGCGCCTTCGAGCTCGCGTTCGACTTCATGGATCACCTGCTGCTGATCCACACGAGTGATCGGCCGACGCGCCGCATCCGGCTCGAGCCCAAATCGGTCGCCGACTTCTACGGCGAGCTGATGGCGACGCTGCGCGAGCTCGACCTCGCAGTGGAGCTCAACACGATGCCGTGCGAGATCGCGCAGCCGACGCCCTTCGAGCTCGACCGCGCGCATGCCTCGTACGACAGCGAATACGCACAGCGCTTCGGCCGCGTCATCTGGCAATCGCACCGCGTGCTCGAACGCTTTCGCAGCGGGTTCATCGGCAAGGCGAGCCCGGTGCACTTCTTCTGGGGCAGCTTCGATCTGGCGGTTACGCGCTTCTCGGGCCGGCGCGCGCCGCTCCATCCCGGAGGCGTCCCGCATCTGCCCCGGCGCGTCGCGCAGGAAGCGTATTCGCACGAAGTGAGCAGCGCCGGCTTCTGGCCCGGCAACGCCGACATCGACGCGTCGTTCTACGCGTACGCCTATCCCGAGCCGGAAGGTTTCCGCAGTGCGCGCGTCGCGCCGAAGGCCGCGCGCTTCGAGCCCACGCTCGGCGAGTTCGTCCTGCCTTACGCCAGCGTGCGCGAAGCTCGCGATCCGGATGCCGCCCTGCTCGAGTTCCTGCAGGCCACCTACGCCGCTGCCGCGGATCGCGCGCGCTGGGATCGCGCCGCGCTCGAATGCGACATCGGCCAGCCGGGAATCCCGCGCACGCTGTAG
- a CDS encoding patatin-like phospholipase family protein produces the protein MLRCIARLAWRGVLSCPVVPGAVAPAGEKPARKKRMALVLSGGGSRGAYEAGVVSWLFENIYPKLGRDFEFDIVSGTSVGAIHAAYVAASSGLDPRERANAIVETWRNMRFDTVLRLSWRDMFGIPLRSAGFGRPKARGGADQSESIGGLVDIAPLEQLVRERIPWHRLRANLAAGRPSVLCTAVTEVNTGVVRVFLDGPGADTTPWLYDPHVDAVKTEMTDLHVRASAAIPFLFPSVRIGGSYYVDGGLRLNTPLSPAVRLQAEKVLVVGLKKRVSKQTRDPYCDADALTQPAFLLGKLLDVILLDPIENELHQLEIVNAMLAGGKATFGDDFIERIAPTLRAVRGVGYKPIEFFMQSPSEDIGRIAADCYHRSNGDLHSRGMIAAMIKLAATMGVPKDEADFLSYIYFDRVFTDRLLELGRDDAKASSDRILALLQDD, from the coding sequence ATGCTCCGGTGCATCGCGCGCCTCGCGTGGCGCGGCGTGCTATCGTGCCCCGTCGTGCCCGGCGCCGTCGCCCCTGCCGGTGAGAAGCCGGCCCGCAAAAAGCGCATGGCGCTCGTGCTGTCGGGGGGCGGCTCCCGCGGCGCGTACGAGGCCGGCGTCGTCTCGTGGCTCTTCGAAAACATCTATCCGAAGCTCGGACGCGACTTCGAATTCGACATCGTCAGCGGCACGTCGGTCGGCGCCATCCATGCAGCGTACGTTGCGGCGTCGTCGGGGCTCGATCCGCGCGAGCGCGCGAACGCGATCGTCGAAACCTGGCGCAACATGCGCTTCGACACGGTGCTGCGGCTGTCGTGGCGGGACATGTTCGGGATCCCGCTGCGCAGCGCGGGCTTCGGGCGTCCCAAGGCGCGCGGGGGTGCGGACCAGTCGGAGTCGATCGGCGGACTCGTCGACATCGCGCCTCTCGAGCAGCTGGTGCGCGAGCGGATCCCGTGGCACCGGCTTCGCGCCAATCTCGCGGCCGGGCGCCCGTCGGTGCTGTGCACGGCGGTCACCGAGGTCAACACCGGTGTCGTGCGCGTGTTCCTCGACGGGCCTGGTGCCGATACCACGCCGTGGCTCTACGATCCTCACGTCGACGCGGTAAAGACCGAGATGACCGACCTGCACGTGCGGGCTTCGGCAGCCATTCCGTTCCTGTTCCCGTCGGTGCGCATCGGCGGCAGCTACTACGTCGACGGCGGCCTCAGGCTCAACACGCCGCTGTCGCCGGCGGTACGGCTGCAGGCCGAAAAAGTACTCGTCGTCGGGCTCAAAAAGCGCGTGAGCAAGCAGACCCGCGACCCGTACTGCGACGCGGACGCACTGACCCAGCCGGCGTTCCTGCTCGGCAAGCTCCTCGACGTGATCCTTCTCGATCCCATCGAGAACGAGCTGCACCAGCTCGAGATCGTCAACGCGATGCTGGCCGGCGGCAAGGCAACGTTCGGCGACGACTTCATCGAGCGCATCGCACCGACGCTTCGCGCCGTGCGCGGAGTCGGGTACAAGCCCATCGAGTTCTTCATGCAGAGCCCGTCGGAAGACATCGGCCGCATTGCCGCGGACTGCTACCACCGCAGCAACGGCGACCTGCACTCGCGGGGAATGATCGCCGCGATGATCAAGCTGGCCGCGACGATGGGGGTACCGAAGGACGAGGCGGATTTCCTGTCGTACATCTATTTCGACCGGGTGTTCACCGACCGGCTTCTCGAGCTCGGCCGCGACGATGCCAAAGCATCCTCCGATCGCATCCTCGCGCTGCTGCAGGACGACTGA